GCTTCACAGAATGACTGGAtttataaattacacacaggttgcTTCTATTCTACTctaatttaggggtatcagaataaagtgtggggggggggggggttaacaTGAAATAAGGGCaaacttcagatttttatttgacaaaaactttaaaacccaCGTATCCTTTTCCACTCCACAGCTATGCATTGCTTTGTATTGGCGTAGCTCATAAACTACCAATAAAACAAACGGTTGTAACGGGACAGAATGTGGGAatgttcaaggagtatgaatacttttgcaaactaCGATATATTTCCTATTTCTCAAAAACATGCCAAGAAATGGCaacatatttgctgtttttccatCTTACCTCCTTCTTCCTCCTGCCAGTACTGAGCATCAGTGTAGAAAACCAGACCAGAACCTCCTTTTTCCCACTTTAACTCAATCTCTTCCTCATAAAGCCTCTCTTTGCTCCGCTCCTGGCTTGTCACATCATCATGCAGGGCCTCGTGGCGTTCCCACTCTTCACAGCGGTCATCATCCTGCAACCAGGCACACGCGTCATTTAGAAACCCAAATGAAAAGTTGATAGATAATTATCTACATCAACAGCCACATGATTGTTAAAAACTCGAAACGTGCAGACGGATCGTAATTAAACCTACATCATCCGCATTTGACTGCGCATCCTCCCCTTCTTCTTCATTCTGAGTGTCATCAGCCTCTGTTGTGTGTGCATCATCAGCTAGCAGCCTCGTTCTTGAAGACGGAGCAGTCAAAGAGCCTGGGCCCGATATCTCGTGTCCAGCAGCTGTTAACACGGTCTCCTCTGTGGCTGGAAGGATGCACGTATTGTGGTACTGGAAAGGTACGTTTCCGTAACGACGGCTGGAGCCGGTCTTTGGGAAAGTAAGGCCCAGCTTCCGGATAAGGCGCGGAGGTAGGCGACAGGATTGGATGAGTTGGAGGAAGACTTTGATGGGCGTGCCCACGTTCCCATTCTGCATCAGAGCAGGTGGGTTCAGCTCTGGAAGGCTATCAAGGTCAGCTTCAGTGAACTGTTCAGCTAAGGAGACATGGTGACGTTGCTCATACTTGGTTTTATAAGGGAAGGAACCTTCGCCTGAAAGGAAAAGAATAATATTGACCAGACTCTATTAATAGATCTTGTTAGTCACAGTAGCATTTTCCTACAAAAGTTCCAAGGTATTTCTAACATGCTGGGCATTTTAGTACAAACCATTTGGCAAGATTAATCATCTGCATGGATTGCAACATATAAAGCAgaacatacatttatttgtgtgatacagggcTATATTGCTGTTTTtcggtttgtttttttcagcatcTCGACAAACTGAGATCAGCTCTATTTTTAAATCCTTATCATTTGTAAAACCTCTCAGGGATCCATTGGATGCATATTCTTGAAAATCCAGTTTGCGATCCACGATTgctttattacaaataaaattccaaaatgaaaaatagaaatacaGATGCATTGCCATCTAAACAAGACTCACTTAAGGAATCACAGATCCAATGTAAAATTCTGGTCCAAGAGTTTACGGCAAGAAGACAAAACAGCGAAattgccttttatttttttatttatatgaatGTGGATTTATCTATGGATTATATCAGCAACTGAATCCCACACAGTCCAAAACAATAGACAAAAACTTATATTGTGATATATCATCCGATCAATTATAAaccccttttatttatttagtcaaATTGAATACATTACCAGCGTAGGACCCTGTAACACCTGCTACAGTGGCGAGATCATCATGTAATTCATTTACTGTTTTATGAATTTAATGCTTGTTTCCTGTCATAAGACAATGAGTAATACTCCTTCATACATatctattatattatattactcACTAACCTTTGTCATGGGAGACTCTTATTCTTCTGATAACACAGCGTCTGGCCAGCCAGTTGCCCTTCGACTCGATCCAGTGGTTCCCAGCATACATCCCGATGAACCGGTCCGCATGTTTAGCACGGACCGAAACGACACAACAGCACGACTTCACCGCCGTCTTTGACACGCAGCTGCTCGGCGTTGATTCGCGGGGTTCTGGGGATGCGGAGCTAGCATTCTCTCCGTCTTCGCCCACTGTGGGTTCGGAGCCCTCGGGGTCCCTCAGAACTTCCGGTCGGTGTCGGTAGTGAAAACAGTGAAAACCACCGCTTTCTATAAACTGACTAAAGTAATTCCTCAGGTCCGCTGAGTGGAAGGCTGCGGGGACGTTGCTGATAGCTAGATACACAGGACGTTCAGTTTCGCAGTCCGCCATGATTGTTTACGTTCTCGAACAAAGTCGGAGACGTCACTTCCGTTCTTGAAACGCTCGCGCAAACGAACCAATGGGAATGGCAAGCCCATGTGACATATAATGAAACCGAAAATGATGcactttttccaaataaaaatatctgtCTCTGCCAGCTGTGGGCATCAAGAAACTGAGATCTGTAccctttcttctttgcaaaacagctcaggtTCAGTCAACTTGGATGAGAGCGGCTGTGAACAATATATTTTAGTGTCTGGCTACATATTCTCGATCCGAttaatgtctggactttgactggataGTTAAGGAATTCATATATTTTgatcttaaccaacctctggctttatgttttagatcgCTGGTCTGCTCTCTCGTGTTTTTTTCaggctctaacaggtttttattcaggactgtcctgtatttaactccaccCATCTTCTCATCAGCTCTAACTGTTTTGCCCAgtatcctcacagcatgatgctgccaccacaatatGTCTAATATGTCCTGTGGTAAATTAATATGGACTTCTTaaggctttcttttaacatcatctttcttcttgctactctttGATAAAGGCCAGTTTTGTAGAaagcacaactaatagttgtcctgtcaacatggcgtgtgaatctctgcagttcctccacaTATGCAATAGGTTTTTTGGCTACTTATGAAGTtgactggttgcactggattttatttggagaTGTTAGATTAAAACAGGCTGGATACCTATGAGGCGcacatttttctgatttctaTTAATTATGCATACTTTTCCAACTACTTCACAGATAGGTGTGACTCTGTGTTGgtgtatcatataaaatcccaataaaacatacTGAAGGttgaggttgtaatgtgaaaaaaatgtgtaggaacacttttgcaaagcacagtATCTCTTACTGCTTTTTGTGAAATCGATGATTGGAGCTGGTACAAATTGCATTATTTCTAGGCAGCATTTATTTATCCAGGTCTAAAATAGCATTCTTAATTGACTAAAATTTCAAGGTCGGGGTTCAGATATTTAtagtctaaaaatatttcagatatcCAGAAGGACATTCCTGTTACGTTCTTCCTAAAGGGGGTTTGGGATTTCTATCAGGACTTTCTTCTGTTTACATTTCAGATATCTCTAAGATCGTAGAATGAAGGTTGTCACTTTTATCACTCATAGGTATTTTGCTTTCTCAGATGTCAAGATTCATCCTATCTAGAATAAAAACTGTCAATATCTGAAATAGGTTCTACACATCCAAGATATCTAGAATATAACTGTAAATtgctgaaatgtttatttaaccTGTTCCTATAAAGTGGTTGTACATATTAAAATGTCTGTGTAGTTGCCAGTCATTATTCCATTTACTGATAATTGTAACAGCTTCTAAGTTGATCATATTATGTATAAATGTAGGATAAACCTTatggcattttaaaataaaactatacaGTGTCACTCATCattatttctgtcttttcatATGTGAAATAAACATGATAATTAATAACAGTATGGTTTTAGATATCTGAAATGGCATATCTTCTTTGTAACAATTCACTTTCAAAGAGCCACAATGTCCATTTTACATAACAAGAAATATATTTGAGGTTATCTATTGTTCCAAGGGAAAGCGAAAGTTAATGGGATTTGTTCTAGTAAGAAATACAAGTGAGATATGTGAAATATtgacagaataaaaacacagctggtATAGATATCTGAAATTTTGTAATTGGCTAAGTAGTATAGAAGTATATCTATCTGCAAAGCATCGCTGTCTTATTGATTGAATCATAAAAAAGACCCTCAAAGACCTTTCAGATATCTTTGTATTTTCTTATACAGTCCCAAATGTGAATATCTTAAGATAAAATTAGTACAAGTATAAATGTCACGTAGATTTTTGTAACTCATTGAGATGCACCAATTAGGCTTTTTCTGGCTGATAACaaattcaggttttctttgaaGTTTGATCTGCCCTTGTTGATTTTAACTAtaacacataaacaacacatGCAGCATTTTGGAATCCAGCAGAAATTTAGGAATATCATCCCCATTTATGTATCAAATCAGATGTTCCTAAAAGGAAAGGGCTGGTTACCGTTATCAATGTATATTAAATCCATAAACAGTTTTAACACCCACAAAAATTACAAATCACACAATGATTCAAAGTCCCTTTACTGAGATTCAGGGAAATTGCTGCAGTAAGACAAATTTCCTGCAGCTATATGAAGCATAGAGTTCCTGTATGTAGCATCGTCCTGTTGCagtgcactgctggtcagctggttgAAAGGTTATTGTACTTTATCAGTCGTAAAGCAAAGACACATTTAGCCTCTCTGAAGTATATCCAGTCTCACAAAAGATGAACAGTCATGGTGGTGAAACCAAAGGAGCCCTACCCAACACAATTACTAAGGTATGTCACAGTTGGCCAGCAACGAGCTATCTGGcaagatgttttaaataagcAATAACATCACACTATTTGCAGAGGCTACTGCTATAATACACTTCGAAAATTTCATGTGTTTAAGTGTTATGGTATTTTTACTCACATAAGGCAAGAATCTCATGCCGCTAGTGTCTAGTCccagtttttaaagttaaactcAAATACTTGATCTAAGAGCATTCTCATGGCTGAAGCATTTACAGAGCAAAAGTATTTGAAGTTCTCAGTTGAtagatttaaaaacaggaaaagaaaaaatccaATCTTTCAGTATATGACTTGCTAATCATCAATCAGACACATTCTTGAGGAAAAATTGTCCAATTCCaatctctgattggtgcatctctactaaTGTCAGCTCTACAAACAAAAGCAAGTGTGTTATGATTATATGTCACAGTGGCCTGTTGATACCACTCAGAAACAGACAGCTGCAACAGAAGATCATTCTTCATGTGTAACTACATTGCTTTTTTAAACATGGCAAGATACCAATTACATCGAATCCATATTACTTAATTGGACTAAAGAATGATACACCTCAATCATTACAGAAGAACTCAATCAGACAAAAGGTGTCAGCCCAATACAGTTATATTATCAATGATTTTCATGTTTGAATATTTCTAATAAACTTTCACAACAGCTAAAGGCTCGATTTAGAGTGGGCTTTTACACTCCTTgctagatttatttttcaaccatCATGTTGCAGAGGCTCAGCAGATctgcttagggtcattgtcctgcaggTTGACCCATTTTCAGCCAAGATATAGCTGGTGGACAGCATGTAACACGTCTGGTCGGTGCAATGACTGTCATCTGACTGTAAATCAAGTACAACATTTtagatttgatttaatttgtagTAGAAAATTTAGCTCTCAGTAATacttcattatttttgttttagttctaAGTAAAGTTAAGTTGTACATGCTGCATGATAGGATCTTGAGATTAACTTCCACTTCTGGGAAGATTGATCTTAAAAGGATTTCCTTTTCTAAATTTACCTCAATTCAAACATGTCAGTCCTTATAGAAAACACAAATCCAGTCGGACCTCTCCCACAGCAGAAtgatgcagttttaaaatatttggaaaaactCCAACTCATGGAAAGTTAGATGTGAAATAACAGTTGCTACAATCACTGATGTCCTTTCTTCTACAAACTTCCAAACTTACTGATGatcaactacaggtccttctcaaaatattagcatattgtgataaagttaattattttccataatgtcatgatgaaaatttaacattcatatattttagattcattgcacactaactgaaatat
This genomic stretch from Girardinichthys multiradiatus isolate DD_20200921_A chromosome 3, DD_fGirMul_XY1, whole genome shotgun sequence harbors:
- the gpatch3 gene encoding G patch domain-containing protein 3; amino-acid sequence: MADCETERPVYLAISNVPAAFHSADLRNYFSQFIESGGFHCFHYRHRPEVLRDPEGSEPTVGEDGENASSASPEPRESTPSSCVSKTAVKSCCCVVSVRAKHADRFIGMYAGNHWIESKGNWLARRCVIRRIRVSHDKGEGSFPYKTKYEQRHHVSLAEQFTEADLDSLPELNPPALMQNGNVGTPIKVFLQLIQSCRLPPRLIRKLGLTFPKTGSSRRYGNVPFQYHNTCILPATEETVLTAAGHEISGPGSLTAPSSRTRLLADDAHTTEADDTQNEEEGEDAQSNADDDDDRCEEWERHEALHDDVTSQERSKERLYEEEIELKWEKGGSGLVFYTDAQYWQEEEGDFDEQTADDWDVDMSVYYDKDGGDMDARDYIKMRYERRLRDGIEDGSGHNQSIGSFERFTKGFGRRVMEKQGWRDGEGLGSSQVGMFEALENEGQHPRCKRGFGYHGEKLVLHPVKRARTDFFISTVYDKPKDIDKGDTLLRRQPNTSMKYRGWQPGGSIGLKR